In Camelina sativa cultivar DH55 chromosome 13, Cs, whole genome shotgun sequence, the genomic window ATGCTTTCGTGGGTGGTGTTGACTATTTTACTCGCATGGAGAATGGAGATTCTTCTGCTTACGTGCCACCAACTGCTCAACACTTTTCAATGATGTCGTTGAACCCACCGCCACAAATCCAGCCGCCTGGTATGCCTTTAAAGTTGTCCAGTTCGACGCAGAGTGATTTGCAAGTACTGGGGCAAAACTTTTTAAACCAAGCTCCGGCGGTTGTAAAAAACATTGAGCCTGTTCGTTTCGTCGTCGCAAGTACCTGCGGCTGCGGCAGCCGCATGTgttgttgttcgtttggttgccgCAGGTGCTTGCGGCAAGACGCTGCGGCGAACGCTGATTCTAATTTTGGACGTCGATTAGTTGCGGCGATCAAAAAAGTTGCGTTTGCCGCAGTCGCCAAACGAACACGCTCATTAAGCCACGTCCAGATGTCGCAGTTATCATTGATAAAACGGCACTTTTGGTTTCCAAAGAGGGTTTGGAGATTGAGAGTCTGATCAGGGACTGTAATGTGGGTGATACAAGATTCGGCTTCTTGAGGAGCTCGCACCCTTGTCACGCAATTTACCAGAACAAGCTTAGTGAATACCGTGAGTGTGTAGGTAATAACAATGCACTAGCCGATCACGTGACTCGTCGATCCCTGGATTGGGGTAAGGAACCCAGAAATATTGCATTAGTTAGACCTCTTGAAGGGATCACGCCCAAGGAACTTGGTACTATGAAGCTCACAGCGTTGTTTTTGGTGCGGTATGGGTCGTATTTCTTGGCCGAATTGTTGCCGAGAGTGGAAATGAACCCTCAGTTTGAGTTTATGAGGGACACTGATGGTACCAGATACTGTTTTTACATTCAGCTTATTCGTGCGTATGGGACTGTATTACTGCGGTCCCAGAAGACGAGGAATGAGAGGAGTGGGTGCGTTTATGGAGACCGTTCTTAATGAGGGGGGTCGAGCGTTTACGTAGACCGTCCTTAATGGTTTTTTCGAGCTTCTTCAATTGGAAATGCAAGAGGAGGGAGTGGAGATGTCTATGAGGGATGTGCATGTTTTTGTGGGTGGTGTTGACTATTTTGCTCTCATGGAAGAATGATAAGTCTTGTATGGGGATGATGCGACCACCACAggcaaacacacaaaagttGGACGAGTACGACTTTGTGTAGAAGACCCTGTTTCTTGCGTCCTGTAATGTTTACTTCCACTCTTAACGTTCTCTTTTTGTCTTAATTATTTTCCCTCGCCTTTATTAGCTAGTCCATAGTTATCTAAAAAGGGGAGATACAGTAATGACCCAATCcagttttttagaaaatatattgacaATGCAAAGCTAATGAATAATTCAGTTTGCcggaaaaataaatgaatattttcatCTCCTTTCTATCAAATTAAATTCGGTCTAAGAAATTATAATGGACAGACATTGGAAAACTGTAAATACTACTAATTGAATCCTCagttgtttatattttattcacaaGATGAACTAAATCCGTTTCTGTTGCAGCAGCACATTATTATTACCTTGTCAAACACGTCTCAGGCTTTATTCCTTTTCCTactctgttttctattttattcttttttggttgtatttctttttatgttttcagttttctgtttcttcttagtttttcctttttattttggatttagGATTCCGAATTACATTAGGCTTGGGTAGTGTTAACGCTTCTCTATAAATATAGACCTTCAACGATCCAATGCTTGTAAATTAAGAAGAACCACCCTTCCACTTCACGAGTTTCGTTTTACTTCCAAGATTTAGGTTTCGAAGTCGTTGGTTTCTCCACTTCTTTTCGACCACACAGCTGTTCTCGCAGCGGGGGTGTTCCTTCCCGGCTGAGGTACGTTGCTTCTTATCTCTCCCGTCCCCAAAACCCTAAGTAGAAAGAATGTTCACTTCGACAAATCAAGCTCCGGTGGATATAGCTATCATCGAGCCACCTCCAGAGATCAGAAGCTCTGTTGAGAAAACTGCACTTTTGGTTTCCTGGACAGTGGCGGAGATGGAGAGGAAGATCATGGCCATTAGTAAGGATACTGAAGATTTCAACTTTCTGAGGAAATCAGATCCTTATCACGCATTTTACCAGCACAAGCTTGCTGAATACCGTGCTCTGAATCAAGATATAGATGGGTGCCTCCGACCTGATCCTTTAGCTAACTTAAAAGGTGATGCACAACCTCGGCCTCCAGCTACTCTCCCTGAAGGATTCAGTACTCAAAAGGAGCTTTGTACTGTTGACCTCACAGCCAAGTATGTGGCACGGTATGGAGTGGATTTTTGGTTACATTTGTATAGGAAAGAGCATATGAACCCTCAGTTTGAGTTTCTGACGCCAGCTGATAGCAAGTTCGAGTATTTCGATCAGGTTGCTGTTTTAAATTCGGAAGTATTCGAGCGTTCTGAAAAGCTGACTAGTGATCGTATGGAGATTGTTATCGAGGGTTTTTTCTATTATCTTCATCGATTAGAGGAATTGCGGATTCATCAGGAGGGAATGGAAAACGCTCCGGATAAGATTAATTTGTCTGCTTctgttggtggtggtgatggtcgTTTTGCTCACATCAAGGACGAAGATTTGCCACTACTTAAACACCCTTTGACGAGGAAGAACTTTCTATCAGAAAGGCAGCCTGCTATGCTTCCACTGGGATCTCAACTTGCTCTTCTTCAAGTTCAGCAGGAGAAATCCTAACACTGTACATCTTCTTGTGAGAACGCAGGGAATTGCTTTTTTCAATCTCGTTaactctttctttgtttaaaataaattgacTCAAGTTTGCTTGCTTATGACTTAACGCTGTCATCTTAAAAAtcccttttcttttaatattatgtGATGCTTATGTTTCATGCATGCCTCCTTCAAAAATCCTACAAGCATTTTACATTATAAAACTCAAAGAACCCAACTGAGAGCTTTTGATATGAAGTCAAGATtctgaaaacaaataatttgatggtATATTATACTTTTAGCGACAACCTTTAGATACCAAAACACCTACTCTGGTAGTTGTAACAGATACACTCATAACTAACTgaatcaatttaaaatttgaacatAACAGTGGAtctcttgtttactttttaaGTCCTattcaatggttttttttctcAGAACTGGAACTTGATACTTACTAAACCCATCTCTTATGCAAACCAGAGGATTCTCTTGGAGTAGTCTGAATTGGCCTTTTAGGTTTCTTTGAATCACTTGTAGAGGAACCCCGTTTAatccttgaagaagaagaagaaactgaaacagGCTTCCGGGTAGTCGATGGACTAACTACTGAAGGCAACTTTACAGATTTCACAAGTGACGTCGAGGATTTAGCTGGAGCTGATTTATGGATTTGTCCCACAGCTTTGAGTTCCTCCTCCTTGATGAAATCAAGTGGAGCCTCCGTCACAGCTCGCTGGGGTGTATCTACAGTAGCTTCTGAATCAGAGGATGAAGAAGTTGTAAGAAGATCCATATCATAAAGAAGATTGTCCATTCTCATTGGGAATTCATGGGTATTTGAGACTGCAGCTGAATAAGAGGACCTCCGGAGCTTAGTGAGTTGTGTGACCTGCGCATTTCACAGTGAATGGAAGGTATCATATACAATGATCTACCAGGAACATTTCAGGATGAAAATCGAAGGCAAGGCTCTGGAACTTGTAAAGGTTGGTTAAGTTTATCACCTTTTCTTCTAACACCAGCACGTCTCTCTTGAGCTTCTTAATTATTGTCTTCTTCCTGCGAATAATCTCTTCAAGCTCCGTTTCTCGCtgttaaagaaagaagaaacataagTTATATGAAGAAATTAAGGGAGTTTGAAAAAGTCTAGGATGCCAGGGTTACT contains:
- the LOC109128332 gene encoding probable splicing factor 3A subunit 1, whose translation is MFTSTNQAPVDIAIIEPPPEIRSSVEKTALLVSWTVAEMERKIMAISKDTEDFNFLRKSDPYHAFYQHKLAEYRALNQDIDGCLRPDPLANLKGDAQPRPPATLPEGFSTQKELCTVDLTAKYVARYGVDFWLHLYRKEHMNPQFEFLTPADSKFEYFDQVAVLNSEVFERSEKLTSDRMEIVIEGFFYYLHRLEELRIHQEGMENAPDKINLSASVGGGDGRFAHIKDEDLPLLKHPLTRKNFLSERQPAMLPLGSQLALLQVQQEKS